One genomic region from Terasakiella sp. SH-1 encodes:
- a CDS encoding NUDIX domain-containing protein has product MPKDLFILRHGHAKDMHPKGDFARELKDQGKRCAQRIGVWLSQNALVPDHISASPAERALTTAHKCCKSAGSPTSIIKEIPSLYNAAPVEILTAIQQAPADAQRVMIVGHNPGLSIIVGHLSEQYISLSPATLVHLQVEEDWANVGKAPLNLVDVIDATMLPKTFPFEGANGIEQRIRPSYYYRQSSVVPYRYTEGKLEILMISSSHHKHWVVPKGIHEPGLSAQDSAAKEAVEEAGITGHVHQDVIGQYAYEKWESTCTVSVYPMEVKQELDAPQWEENHRLRKWVSLESAVHLLKDQELAKIIEDLPAYLEKTTSN; this is encoded by the coding sequence ATGCCAAAAGACTTATTCATTTTGCGCCACGGTCATGCAAAAGACATGCACCCAAAGGGGGATTTCGCCCGTGAACTGAAAGATCAGGGGAAACGGTGCGCCCAACGTATCGGCGTCTGGCTCTCCCAAAACGCTCTGGTGCCGGATCATATCTCGGCCTCTCCGGCAGAACGCGCCCTGACCACAGCCCATAAATGCTGCAAATCCGCAGGTAGCCCCACTTCGATCATCAAAGAGATCCCCAGCCTGTATAATGCCGCGCCCGTTGAAATCTTAACGGCTATACAGCAGGCCCCAGCAGATGCCCAACGCGTTATGATTGTGGGGCACAATCCGGGCCTTTCCATTATTGTTGGTCACTTAAGTGAGCAGTATATCTCACTCAGCCCAGCAACCCTTGTCCATTTACAGGTTGAAGAGGATTGGGCCAATGTCGGGAAAGCCCCCCTCAATCTTGTCGATGTTATTGATGCAACCATGCTGCCAAAGACCTTTCCCTTTGAAGGAGCAAACGGAATAGAGCAGCGGATACGTCCCTCTTATTATTATCGCCAGTCCAGTGTGGTCCCTTATCGCTATACAGAAGGAAAACTGGAAATCCTGATGATTTCTTCCAGCCATCATAAACATTGGGTTGTCCCCAAAGGTATTCACGAACCGGGCCTGAGCGCCCAAGACAGCGCAGCCAAAGAAGCCGTTGAAGAAGCGGGGATCACAGGGCATGTTCATCAAGATGTAATTGGTCAGTATGCCTATGAAAAATGGGAATCTACCTGCACAGTCAGCGTCTATCCCATGGAAGTTAAACAAGAGCTTGATGCACCACAATGGGAAGAAAACCATCGCCTGCGCAAATGGGTTTCCCTTGAAAGCGCCGTTCACCTGCTCAAAGATCAGGAATTGGCAAAAATTATCGAAGACCTGCCTGCCTATCTGGAAAAAACCACCTCTAACTAA
- a CDS encoding amphi-Trp domain-containing protein → MKTSSRFRHDSLQDQSSISDLLTAITQGIEKGKIVLEDENGTITMEPSGLLRLKVSGSQEDEHNRLNIKITWQTDQNLPNSQNLKISHK, encoded by the coding sequence ATGAAAACAAGCTCACGTTTCAGGCATGATTCTTTACAGGATCAAAGTTCAATCTCTGATCTGCTGACAGCGATTACTCAAGGAATTGAAAAGGGCAAGATCGTCCTTGAAGATGAAAACGGAACCATTACGATGGAACCTTCCGGCTTGCTGCGTCTCAAGGTGTCAGGCTCTCAAGAAGACGAACATAATCGCCTGAACATTAAAATCACCTGGCAAACCGATCAAAATCTCCCCAACAGCCAGAACCTTAAAATATCCCATAAGTAG
- a CDS encoding EAL domain-containing protein translates to MNPYNVLLVDKSEPSDIVICLQEVGISNFQILSDLESSLGIEEPDLVIYDLKGAASPIHAVSTLSSAPAVIAVGDADQPEKAFDLLDQGADEVLIRPFDPLEAKLRISRLLKERSRKQRKQIQQPASIDNQLRYEKLLDLSMDIILTVQNGVITFANKTAEAMLHYGDECLTGVHLSSIAQNDWAAEIEEILPELAETGSRLPMQLIGRDQTSIHALIGAVALEEEGPNTYMVEAVDRSEHKQALENLLQRERRYRSLVELSSNLVFVVSGGVISFTNPTCERALNKHGKPDGLIGRPLASIVDIDYVPMLEGLEELADLKERLPLKFRSLDGQFIDVVMGVAHMDGEQGNSFLVEAVDISEQKKSAQALLEREERLSGIVDNAPDAIITMDENGKIESFNNSAEKIFALKRGEAIGKSLFDFVEFPAGERMQNKGEKLQECSAKEAVGIRADHSKIDIDLSIKSMVFSDQKRTIAIIRDVTVQKRDHEELAFLATHDPLTKLPNSHFMLNAIERITKVTEENTDEIHDCSVLFITLERLNRVNDLFGHQMVDRVLVAVAQKLNDTIGSANVIGRWGGGKFIAITSGFSRDEIIQDICQKTHDALHEPFVIDDNEIVIGCTIGISCYPEDCENPTSLVKNAGMAAFAARQNEKMPYMFYTKEMEAEAEERDMLERELRLALEQDQLQVYYQPKIDLSTGHIKGMEALVRWIHPDLGFISPVKFIPIAEETGQIVNIGEWILRRACEDTKFWTMNGTPHLKVAVNLSGRQFDDENLLSSVKDILLETALPPQNLELEVTESSLMRDVDQGMKTLKELRELGITTAIDDFGTGYSSLSYLRRIPLDTLKIDQSFVRNLHIDPDDAAIARTIMDMAENLGLNVVAEGIEIQEHEEFLQTIHCHIGQGYYYSKPVPAEEFGQLLAKFAPMEGSVYNRRSGKDRRKSPTGKDRRKGPDRRVD, encoded by the coding sequence ATGAATCCCTATAATGTGCTTTTGGTTGATAAATCAGAGCCAAGCGACATTGTAATCTGCTTACAAGAGGTTGGAATTTCAAACTTCCAGATCCTGTCTGATCTTGAGTCCTCTTTAGGGATAGAAGAACCTGACCTTGTCATTTACGATCTTAAAGGGGCTGCGTCCCCCATCCATGCTGTTTCCACCTTATCTTCCGCCCCGGCAGTAATTGCTGTGGGCGATGCGGACCAGCCCGAAAAAGCCTTTGACTTACTGGATCAAGGCGCTGATGAAGTTCTCATTCGCCCCTTTGATCCATTGGAAGCCAAACTTCGAATTTCACGCCTGTTAAAAGAACGCAGCAGAAAACAGCGCAAGCAAATCCAGCAACCAGCCTCAATCGACAATCAATTGCGCTATGAAAAGCTGCTTGATCTGTCCATGGACATTATTCTGACCGTGCAAAATGGTGTTATTACCTTTGCAAACAAAACGGCTGAGGCCATGCTGCATTATGGGGACGAATGCCTCACTGGCGTTCACCTATCCAGTATTGCGCAAAACGACTGGGCGGCTGAAATTGAAGAAATCCTGCCTGAACTGGCTGAAACAGGAAGCCGCCTGCCCATGCAGCTTATTGGCCGGGATCAAACCTCAATCCATGCTTTGATCGGTGCGGTTGCCCTGGAAGAAGAAGGGCCAAACACCTATATGGTTGAGGCCGTTGACCGTTCTGAACATAAGCAGGCCCTTGAAAACCTGTTACAACGCGAAAGACGTTATCGCAGTCTTGTTGAACTGTCTTCCAACCTTGTTTTTGTCGTCAGTGGTGGCGTGATCAGTTTTACCAATCCAACATGTGAACGCGCACTCAATAAACATGGGAAACCGGATGGCCTTATTGGTCGCCCGCTGGCCAGTATCGTGGATATTGATTACGTCCCCATGTTGGAAGGGTTGGAAGAACTCGCCGATTTAAAAGAACGCCTGCCTCTAAAATTTCGCTCCCTTGACGGGCAATTCATCGACGTTGTGATGGGTGTAGCCCATATGGATGGCGAACAAGGTAACAGCTTCCTTGTGGAAGCCGTTGATATCAGTGAACAGAAAAAATCAGCCCAAGCCCTGCTGGAGCGCGAAGAACGCCTGAGTGGCATTGTAGACAATGCCCCGGATGCCATCATCACGATGGATGAAAATGGCAAAATCGAATCCTTTAATAATTCTGCGGAAAAGATTTTTGCCTTAAAACGCGGGGAAGCCATCGGCAAAAGCCTGTTTGATTTCGTTGAATTCCCCGCAGGGGAAAGGATGCAGAACAAGGGGGAAAAGCTTCAGGAATGTTCTGCCAAAGAAGCCGTTGGGATTCGTGCGGATCACAGTAAAATCGACATTGACCTGTCGATCAAATCCATGGTGTTCAGTGACCAAAAACGCACGATTGCGATTATTCGCGATGTCACCGTTCAAAAACGTGACCATGAAGAACTCGCCTTTTTGGCAACCCACGACCCGCTGACAAAGCTGCCCAACAGCCATTTCATGCTCAACGCAATTGAGCGTATCACAAAAGTCACCGAAGAAAATACCGACGAAATACATGACTGTAGCGTCCTGTTCATCACTTTGGAGCGTCTAAACAGGGTCAACGATCTGTTCGGCCATCAAATGGTTGATCGCGTCTTGGTGGCTGTGGCCCAAAAGCTAAATGACACAATCGGTTCGGCCAATGTGATTGGGCGTTGGGGCGGCGGTAAGTTTATTGCCATTACATCAGGTTTCAGCCGTGATGAGATCATTCAGGATATCTGCCAGAAAACCCATGACGCCCTGCATGAACCCTTTGTCATTGATGATAATGAAATCGTCATTGGCTGCACTATTGGGATCAGCTGTTACCCAGAAGACTGCGAAAACCCGACCTCACTGGTAAAAAATGCAGGCATGGCGGCCTTTGCCGCACGTCAAAATGAAAAAATGCCGTACATGTTCTATACCAAGGAAATGGAGGCCGAAGCCGAAGAACGTGACATGCTGGAACGCGAACTTCGCCTTGCCCTGGAACAGGACCAGCTGCAAGTTTATTACCAACCCAAAATTGACCTATCCACCGGCCATATTAAAGGCATGGAAGCTTTGGTCCGCTGGATTCATCCTGACCTTGGTTTTATCTCCCCTGTTAAATTTATTCCGATTGCCGAAGAAACAGGGCAAATTGTTAATATCGGTGAATGGATTTTAAGAAGGGCCTGTGAGGATACTAAATTCTGGACCATGAATGGCACGCCACACCTTAAAGTCGCAGTAAACCTGTCGGGTCGTCAATTTGATGATGAGAACCTTCTCAGCAGTGTCAAAGATATCTTGCTGGAAACAGCCCTGCCCCCACAAAACCTTGAGCTGGAAGTCACCGAAAGTTCGTTGATGCGTGATGTGGACCAAGGCATGAAGACCTTAAAAGAATTACGCGAACTTGGCATTACAACAGCAATTGATGATTTTGGCACAGGCTATTCTTCCTTAAGCTACCTGCGTCGTATTCCACTGGATACCTTAAAAATCGACCAATCGTTTGTGCGCAACCTGCATATTGACCCAGATGATGCCGCCATTGCCCGTACCATTATGGACATGGCCGAGAACCTTGGCCTGAACGTTGTTGCAGAAGGGATCGAAATTCAGGAACATGAAGAATTCCTGCAAACAATCCACTGTCATATTGGTCAGGGCTATTATTATTCCAAGCCAGTTCCCGCAGAAGAATTTGGGCAGCTTTTGGCGAAATTTGCCCCAATGGAAGGGTCTGTCTACAACCGCCGCTCAGGCAAGGACAGACGTAAAAGCCCCACAGGAAAAGACCGCCGCAAAGGCCCGGATCGAAGAGTGGACTAA
- a CDS encoding SpoVR family protein: MTKQDTQPLFTRSEWTFDLMSTVYDAIEDIAHNDLGLDTYPNQIEIISSEQMLDCYSSIGLPLMYKHWSFGKRFVRDEHSYRRGYAGLAYEIVINSSPCISYNMEDSSMAMQTLVMAHAAFGHNHFFKNNYLFQQWTDAEGILEYLSFARDYISKCEERHGRERVEDILDAAHALMDQGVFRYRRPPKLSKEALHKKVKEREEYEERTYNDLWRTVPVNEEEKEEPDPSEVERKKRREMFKLPEENLLYFLEKNSPILATWEREILRIVRNIAQYFYPQKQTKVMNEGCATFVHYTIMNRLYDKGLITEGAMLEMLHSHTSVVFQPEFDDQRYNGINPYALGFNMMTDIKRMCMDPTDEDREWFPDIAGNGDWRATLLDAWANYRDESFILQYLSPHLMRKMRFFAIHDDANKSNLEIAAIHNNAGYRDVRNALAESYNLSLQEPDIQVMDVNMKGNRTLYLRHRVKNGVTLYEAQRDEVMKHLKVLWGYEIVLRGLDQQTNEEIYMATTKTSFD; this comes from the coding sequence ATGACAAAACAAGATACTCAACCCCTCTTTACCCGGTCGGAATGGACCTTTGATCTGATGTCCACGGTCTATGATGCGATTGAAGATATCGCCCATAATGATCTGGGGCTGGATACTTATCCCAATCAGATTGAGATTATTTCTTCTGAACAGATGCTGGATTGTTATTCTTCTATCGGTTTACCGTTGATGTACAAACATTGGTCTTTTGGCAAACGTTTTGTACGTGATGAACATAGTTATCGGCGTGGCTATGCAGGGCTGGCTTATGAGATTGTGATCAATTCCAGTCCCTGCATCAGCTATAATATGGAAGACAGTTCCATGGCGATGCAGACCTTGGTGATGGCGCATGCCGCTTTTGGACATAATCATTTCTTCAAAAATAATTACCTGTTTCAGCAATGGACCGATGCGGAAGGCATTCTGGAATATCTTTCTTTTGCCCGTGATTATATTTCCAAATGTGAAGAACGTCATGGCCGCGAGCGGGTGGAAGACATTCTGGATGCAGCCCATGCCTTGATGGACCAAGGGGTGTTTCGCTATCGCAGGCCCCCAAAGTTGTCAAAGGAAGCACTGCATAAAAAGGTGAAGGAACGCGAAGAATATGAAGAACGGACATATAATGACCTATGGCGTACCGTTCCGGTAAATGAAGAGGAAAAGGAAGAACCGGACCCAAGTGAGGTTGAACGCAAAAAACGTCGCGAGATGTTTAAGCTGCCCGAAGAAAATTTACTGTATTTCTTGGAAAAAAATAGCCCGATTTTAGCGACGTGGGAGCGTGAAATCTTGCGTATTGTGCGCAATATTGCCCAGTATTTCTATCCGCAAAAACAAACCAAAGTGATGAACGAGGGCTGTGCAACCTTTGTGCATTACACCATCATGAACCGTTTATATGATAAAGGGCTTATTACCGAAGGGGCGATGCTGGAAATGTTGCACAGTCATACCAGCGTTGTCTTCCAGCCGGAATTTGATGATCAGCGCTATAATGGCATCAACCCTTATGCGCTGGGATTTAATATGATGACGGATATCAAGCGCATGTGCATGGACCCGACTGATGAGGACCGTGAATGGTTTCCGGATATTGCGGGGAATGGGGACTGGCGGGCCACCCTTTTGGATGCCTGGGCCAATTATCGTGATGAGTCCTTTATTCTACAATATCTCAGCCCGCATCTGATGCGTAAAATGCGTTTCTTTGCCATTCATGATGATGCCAATAAATCCAATCTGGAAATTGCGGCCATTCATAATAATGCGGGATATCGTGATGTGCGCAATGCACTGGCTGAAAGCTATAACTTGTCCCTGCAAGAACCGGACATTCAGGTCATGGATGTGAATATGAAGGGAAACCGGACCCTTTATTTACGCCATCGGGTAAAAAATGGCGTGACCCTTTATGAAGCCCAGCGTGATGAGGTCATGAAACACCTAAAAGTCTTGTGGGGCTATGAAATTGTACTGCGGGGACTGGATCAACAAACCAACGAAGAAATCTATATGGCAACAACTAAAACGTCTTTCGATTGA
- a CDS encoding YeaH/YhbH family protein: MRYFVDRRENPKGKSLGNRQRFVKRARNRIKEVVDRSLKDRSIKDLSTGETITIPTKGIEEPKFFNDGRTGKKDRVFPGNKEFIPGDTIPRPEGGGGKGQGKEASEDGEGQDDFSFTLTRDEFLDLFFEDLELPDMVKKSLTDVKNFQTKHAGYRTSGTTSNISLVRTMRQSLGRRTALKRPKKEELDQVEEEIKELEAKSRLGAKQKARLEELRALHEKMLRKRAVVGFIDPIDVRYHAFEKVPQPNSKAVMFCLMDVSGSMGEREKDLAKRFFLLLHLFLDRRYEYTEIVFIRHTHVASEVDEETFFYGRESGGTVVSRALDEMKKVQRERYPTDIWNIYGAQVSDGDNTSGDSGNCISLLNNDILPFVQYYTYIEVVDENEMEIVRNGEGGSSLWKAYRQVREGWPLFKMGKIAQAGDIYGVFRELFAKDLKGAS, from the coding sequence AAGCCTGGGCAACAGGCAAAGGTTTGTTAAACGCGCACGCAACCGTATTAAGGAAGTGGTGGATCGTTCCCTAAAAGATCGCAGTATCAAGGATTTATCCACGGGGGAAACCATCACGATCCCAACCAAAGGGATCGAAGAACCCAAGTTTTTCAATGATGGCCGTACAGGTAAAAAGGATCGTGTTTTTCCCGGAAATAAGGAGTTTATCCCCGGCGATACCATCCCACGCCCGGAAGGGGGCGGTGGCAAGGGCCAAGGCAAGGAAGCTTCCGAAGATGGGGAAGGCCAAGATGACTTTTCCTTCACACTTACCCGTGATGAATTTCTTGACCTGTTTTTTGAAGACCTTGAATTGCCCGATATGGTCAAAAAATCTTTGACCGATGTGAAAAACTTTCAAACCAAACATGCGGGCTATCGGACCTCGGGCACGACCTCCAATATCTCTTTGGTACGTACCATGCGCCAATCCTTGGGACGGCGTACAGCCTTGAAACGCCCCAAAAAGGAAGAGCTTGATCAGGTTGAAGAAGAGATTAAGGAACTGGAAGCCAAAAGTCGTTTAGGGGCAAAGCAAAAGGCCCGATTGGAAGAGCTAAGAGCCCTCCATGAGAAGATGTTACGCAAACGCGCTGTTGTTGGTTTCATTGATCCCATTGATGTGCGCTATCATGCCTTTGAAAAAGTGCCACAACCCAATTCCAAGGCTGTGATGTTTTGCCTGATGGATGTCTCAGGTTCGATGGGGGAACGGGAAAAGGATTTGGCAAAGCGTTTCTTTCTGTTGCTTCATCTGTTTTTGGACCGCCGCTATGAATATACCGAGATTGTCTTTATTCGCCATACCCATGTGGCTTCAGAAGTTGATGAAGAGACATTCTTTTATGGCCGTGAAAGCGGGGGCACCGTGGTCAGTCGAGCCTTGGATGAAATGAAAAAGGTACAGCGTGAACGTTACCCGACCGATATCTGGAATATCTATGGGGCGCAAGTCTCAGATGGGGATAATACCAGTGGGGATAGTGGCAATTGTATCAGTTTGTTGAACAACGATATTTTGCCCTTTGTTCAATATTATACCTACATCGAAGTTGTTGATGAAAATGAAATGGAGATTGTGCGCAATGGGGAAGGGGGCTCTTCACTTTGGAAAGCCTATCGTCAGGTCCGCGAGGGCTGGCCGCTTTTCAAAATGGGCAAAATTGCACAGGCTGGTGATATTTATGGGGTCTTTAGGGAGCTGTTTGCAAAAGACCTGAAAGGGGCATCATAA